A genomic window from Treponema maltophilum ATCC 51939 includes:
- a CDS encoding ABC transporter ATP-binding protein, translating into MKKTSKGVRLDHITKIYQDPKTKKEFAAVDDITLDIKPGSFVTLLGPSGCGKTTTLRMIAGFESPDKGEIYLGDEAINALTPNKRDTAMVFQSYALLPHYNVFDNVAYGLKLRKVPKDEIRQRVLDMLKLVELDGLEDRMTNQLSGGQQQRVALARALVVEPGVLLFDEPLSNLDAKLRVAMRTEIRKIQQAVGITAVYVTHDQAEAMSLSDEIIIMHKGVIAQIGSPEDIYYKPNNEFVADFIGEVNFLNGTVSSRSGKTASVKVGSSTIETEGNENLKEGSPCKIVLRPESVSLADKGLVPCTVSLSTFMGAYQYYWAETEAGTVKITEYNPKNKKLYRVGDKAFLTFDSSNLHMLP; encoded by the coding sequence ATGAAAAAAACTTCAAAAGGCGTGCGCCTTGACCATATAACGAAAATCTATCAGGATCCCAAAACCAAAAAGGAATTCGCCGCCGTAGACGACATAACGCTCGACATAAAACCCGGCAGTTTTGTAACGCTGCTCGGACCGTCCGGCTGCGGCAAAACGACAACGCTGCGCATGATTGCCGGCTTTGAAAGTCCGGACAAGGGCGAAATATATTTGGGCGACGAAGCGATCAACGCTTTAACGCCGAACAAGCGCGACACGGCGATGGTTTTTCAAAGCTACGCCCTTTTACCGCACTACAACGTATTCGACAACGTTGCCTACGGCTTAAAGCTGCGCAAAGTGCCCAAAGACGAAATACGGCAGCGCGTGCTCGACATGCTTAAATTGGTCGAACTAGACGGCTTGGAAGACCGCATGACAAACCAGCTTTCCGGCGGCCAGCAGCAGCGGGTTGCATTGGCGCGCGCTTTGGTGGTGGAGCCGGGCGTTTTGCTGTTCGACGAACCCCTTTCGAACCTCGACGCAAAACTGCGCGTCGCGATGCGAACGGAAATCAGAAAAATTCAGCAGGCGGTCGGCATAACGGCGGTGTACGTTACCCACGACCAAGCCGAAGCGATGAGCTTGTCCGACGAAATAATCATTATGCACAAGGGCGTCATTGCGCAAATCGGCAGCCCCGAAGACATTTACTACAAACCGAACAACGAATTCGTTGCCGACTTTATCGGCGAAGTGAATTTTTTAAACGGAACGGTTTCTTCGCGCAGCGGTAAAACCGCTTCGGTTAAGGTCGGAAGTTCAACTATCGAAACCGAAGGGAACGAAAACTTAAAAGAAGGTTCTCCGTGCAAAATCGTGCTCCGCCCCGAATCGGTGTCGCTTGCCGACAAGGGACTTGTTCCCTGCACGGTAAGCCTTTCAACCTTTATGGGCGCGTATCAATACTATTGGGCCGAAACCGAAGCGGGAACGGTTAAAATTACCGAATACAATCCCAAAAATAAAAAGCTCTACCGCGTCGGCGACAAAGCGTTTTTAACCTTCGACAGCTCAAACTTGCACATGCTGCCCTAA
- the infC gene encoding translation initiation factor IF-3 yields the protein MAEIKEKGLRINTQIRVREVRLIDSDGGQKGIVSTIDALAMARDQNLDLVEVAPTANPPVCKILDYGKYRFEMEKKLRDSKKKQKLLKMKEIRMQPKIGSGDLDFKSKHIQDFLNEGNKVKVTVRFKGRELAHTELGLVVLQEVLKRLDDYTVEKQPAMEGRFMSMTLNPKAKK from the coding sequence TTGGCGGAAATAAAAGAAAAAGGGTTGCGGATTAACACACAAATCCGCGTACGGGAAGTACGGCTCATAGACAGCGATGGCGGACAGAAGGGAATCGTTTCCACAATCGATGCGCTCGCTATGGCAAGAGATCAAAATCTTGACTTGGTTGAGGTTGCGCCTACGGCAAACCCTCCGGTATGCAAAATACTGGACTACGGCAAATATCGTTTTGAAATGGAAAAAAAGCTCCGTGATTCCAAGAAAAAACAAAAATTGCTGAAGATGAAAGAAATCCGCATGCAGCCGAAAATCGGCTCGGGCGATTTGGACTTTAAGTCAAAGCACATACAGGACTTTCTGAACGAAGGAAACAAGGTAAAAGTAACGGTCCGTTTTAAGGGGCGCGAGCTTGCTCACACGGAACTGGGACTGGTCGTTTTACAGGAAGTACTGAAACGGCTCGATGATTATACGGTGGAAAAGCAGCCGGCTATGGAAGGCCGCTTTATGTCCATGACATTGAATCCGAAAGCTAAAAAATAA
- the rpmI gene encoding 50S ribosomal protein L35, producing the protein MPKMKSKRSAAKRVAFTGSGKVKYKKMNLRHILTKKAQKRKRHLRSAGILSGADSAKIRKQLLPYG; encoded by the coding sequence ATGCCAAAGATGAAATCGAAACGCAGTGCGGCAAAGCGCGTAGCTTTTACCGGAAGCGGTAAGGTTAAGTACAAAAAGATGAATTTGCGCCATATTTTAACCAAAAAAGCGCAAAAACGCAAACGCCATTTGCGCAGCGCCGGAATATTGAGCGGTGCCGATTCGGCAAAAATCCGCAAGCAGCTTTTACCCTACGGCTGA
- the rplT gene encoding 50S ribosomal protein L20, whose amino-acid sequence MSRAIDGSKRLNRRKKILKLAKGFRGRRGTNFKAAKDAVTQALSDAYVGRRDKKGDMRSLWISRLNAAVRSQGLSYSRFIDGLTKAHVIINRKALSNMAIEDPEAFKAVVDTAKKAVGL is encoded by the coding sequence ATGTCAAGAGCAATAGACGGTTCAAAAAGACTTAACCGGCGAAAAAAAATATTAAAACTCGCAAAAGGTTTCCGCGGCAGACGCGGTACGAACTTTAAGGCGGCAAAGGATGCGGTAACGCAGGCACTCAGCGACGCCTATGTGGGACGCCGCGATAAAAAAGGCGATATGCGTTCTTTGTGGATAAGCAGGCTCAATGCGGCCGTCAGAAGTCAAGGCTTAAGCTATTCGCGCTTTATCGACGGTTTGACAAAGGCTCACGTAATCATCAACCGCAAAGCCCTTTCAAACATGGCGATTGAAGACCCGGAAGCTTTTAAAGCGGTCGTCGATACCGCAAAAAAAGCCGTCGGACTTTAA
- a CDS encoding cell division protein ZapB, giving the protein MISLNQIRLLEQKIESILDLLAVLQSEKAVLEKENAKLKAEVQELAAKCSRFEQDEEKIEQGILSVLNRLNNMEDAVQHVMESGRTSGSDEKNAQRRQEVPQVVQERHEAGPAKPAAPSGEQLDIF; this is encoded by the coding sequence ATGATTTCTCTGAACCAAATTCGGCTCCTTGAGCAAAAAATTGAAAGCATTCTCGATTTGCTGGCCGTGCTGCAAAGCGAAAAAGCGGTGCTCGAAAAGGAAAATGCGAAACTGAAAGCCGAAGTGCAGGAACTCGCCGCAAAATGCAGCCGGTTCGAGCAGGATGAAGAGAAAATCGAGCAGGGAATATTGAGCGTACTGAACCGCCTCAACAACATGGAAGATGCGGTTCAGCACGTGATGGAAAGCGGCCGTACGAGCGGCAGCGATGAAAAAAACGCACAGCGGCGGCAAGAAGTACCGCAAGTCGTGCAGGAACGGCATGAAGCGGGACCGGCCAAGCCGGCAGCACCGTCGGGCGAACAGCTGGACATATTCTAG
- a CDS encoding cell division protein ZapA, whose protein sequence is MGTLNINLLGTSFSIQAKEDDRYLAELLARYKNLTSYIERMSGLKDNVKIAIMAGISLCDEIKQIKQKYAGGQNPNKSNNDDTELIEAERIALKIMERIDKVLP, encoded by the coding sequence ATGGGCACTCTCAATATCAACCTGTTGGGAACATCTTTCAGCATTCAGGCAAAAGAAGACGACCGGTATCTTGCAGAGCTTTTGGCGCGCTACAAAAACCTGACTTCTTACATCGAAAGAATGTCGGGACTTAAAGATAATGTAAAAATCGCAATTATGGCCGGCATAAGTTTATGCGACGAAATCAAACAGATAAAGCAAAAATACGCCGGCGGACAAAATCCGAACAAATCGAATAATGACGATACGGAACTTATTGAAGCCGAACGCATCGCCTTAAAAATAATGGAACGCATCGACAAGGTTTTGCCGTAA
- a CDS encoding YaiI/YqxD family protein: MANLTVWVDADSCPVGVRAMIIRFAHRLQIPAVFAANRPVPLEPPSPFIRMQISDATPDAADNYIVEHCGEDDVVVTRDIPLASRLVEKGITVLNDRGVVYTDENIRERLSLRNFNLELYENGLKGDQTGSFGKKELNLFANSFDRELQKKLKRTANKV; the protein is encoded by the coding sequence ATGGCAAACCTTACCGTATGGGTCGACGCCGATTCCTGTCCCGTCGGCGTGCGCGCGATGATTATACGCTTTGCGCACCGCTTACAAATCCCCGCCGTTTTTGCGGCAAACCGTCCCGTTCCGCTGGAACCGCCCTCCCCTTTTATACGCATGCAGATTTCTGATGCAACTCCCGATGCCGCGGACAACTATATTGTCGAGCATTGCGGCGAAGATGATGTGGTCGTAACGCGCGACATTCCCCTCGCCTCGCGCCTCGTTGAAAAAGGCATTACCGTTTTAAACGACCGCGGTGTTGTATACACGGACGAAAATATACGCGAACGGCTTTCGCTTCGGAATTTCAATTTGGAACTGTACGAAAACGGCTTAAAGGGCGATCAAACCGGCTCTTTCGGCAAAAAAGAGTTGAACCTGTTCGCAAACAGTTTTGACCGCGAGCTGCAAAAAAAACTGAAAAGAACAGCGAACAAGGTTTAG
- a CDS encoding HD domain-containing phosphohydrolase: protein MDEKKLKKTVESARLLNEIQDMDILLERLLSEVRHITNADAGSIYIHEQNMLTIKCAQNETLEKQLDPGQKVPFSSFMFKVNESSISGYTVLTGTTLNIPDVYAISDDKPYRFNKQPDSITGYRTKSVLTVPLITRTKDILGVLQIINRRNKSGAVIPFNEEDELYIHHFATTAVQALEWAKLTRAMVMRMISMASLRDPRETGPHVNRVSSYAVEIYDRWAFNHKVPIEESHKFRDKLKIAAMLHDVGKVGISDTILKLPRIFTPEEYLVIKSHTVIGAMFFPSIESPLDAMSLDVALHHHERWDGTGYPGRVDMSKVTLDNINSLIGLNPMAGEEIPLAARIVSLADVFDALSSKRVYKEAWDDDRVLKEISSQSGKQFDPEIVKAFLEIQPVIRSIKAAWPET from the coding sequence ATGGATGAAAAAAAATTAAAAAAAACCGTCGAGTCCGCACGGCTTTTAAATGAAATTCAGGATATGGATATTTTGCTCGAACGGCTTTTATCGGAAGTGCGGCATATTACGAATGCCGACGCCGGTTCGATATACATTCACGAGCAAAATATGCTGACTATAAAATGCGCGCAAAACGAAACGCTGGAAAAACAGCTCGATCCGGGGCAAAAAGTTCCTTTTTCTTCGTTTATGTTTAAAGTGAACGAAAGTTCCATTTCCGGCTATACCGTTTTAACCGGCACGACGCTCAATATTCCCGATGTGTATGCGATTTCCGACGATAAGCCGTACCGCTTTAACAAACAGCCCGATTCGATTACCGGCTACCGCACGAAATCCGTATTGACCGTTCCGCTTATTACGCGCACCAAGGATATTTTGGGCGTGCTGCAGATAATCAATCGGCGCAATAAATCGGGGGCGGTTATTCCTTTTAACGAAGAAGACGAACTGTATATACACCATTTTGCGACGACGGCCGTTCAGGCTTTGGAATGGGCCAAACTTACCCGCGCCATGGTTATGCGCATGATCAGCATGGCCTCTTTGCGCGATCCGCGCGAAACCGGTCCGCACGTCAACCGCGTATCGAGCTATGCCGTTGAAATTTACGACCGCTGGGCTTTTAACCATAAGGTGCCTATTGAAGAAAGCCACAAATTCCGCGACAAACTCAAAATTGCCGCCATGCTCCACGACGTGGGAAAGGTCGGCATTTCGGACACTATTTTAAAATTGCCGCGGATTTTTACGCCCGAAGAATACCTCGTGATAAAGTCGCATACCGTTATCGGCGCAATGTTTTTCCCGTCGATAGAATCGCCTTTGGATGCCATGTCGCTCGATGTTGCGCTGCATCACCATGAGCGCTGGGACGGTACCGGCTATCCCGGCCGTGTAGATATGTCGAAGGTAACGCTTGACAATATTAACTCTCTTATCGGTTTGAATCCTATGGCGGGCGAAGAGATTCCCTTAGCCGCCCGTATCGTGTCATTGGCGGACGTTTTCGATGCACTTTCGTCAAAACGCGTGTATAAAGAAGCCTGGGATGACGATCGCGTGCTTAAGGAAATATCTTCGCAATCGGGCAAGCAGTTTGATCCGGAAATCGTAAAAGCCTTTTTGGAAATTCAGCCCGTAATCCGCTCGATTAAAGCCGCGTGGCCGGAAACATAA
- a CDS encoding SAM-dependent methyltransferase, whose protein sequence is MCAAQEKTLKGEAGFDAYYARQFKERWPSLRAALLENARYVPIPAKVGGAKDYFLDAASVSAALALPTACCKRVLDMCAAPGGKSLVLAHKILEEARSHAAEGAQIENLLPEQFICNEVSGARRARLAAVLDTYADPVMRSRIAVTGFDGAKWCLYERESFDAVLLDAPCSSERHVLQDPKYLAQWSPSRIKHTAQTQWALLSSAFRLLKTGGHVLYATCALSFQENDGTVKKLLKKFENAHLVPVKIPQKFFSCLLPVREKWEQTECGFHILPDAHEGAGPLYFSLIQKADPPLT, encoded by the coding sequence ATGTGCGCAGCGCAGGAAAAAACGCTTAAAGGAGAAGCCGGCTTCGATGCGTATTACGCACGGCAGTTTAAAGAACGCTGGCCTTCGTTGCGCGCCGCCTTGCTTGAAAACGCACGGTATGTGCCGATTCCGGCAAAGGTCGGCGGCGCCAAAGATTATTTTTTGGATGCCGCAAGCGTATCGGCAGCTCTTGCGCTGCCGACGGCCTGCTGTAAGCGCGTGCTGGACATGTGCGCCGCCCCCGGCGGAAAAAGCCTCGTACTTGCGCACAAAATCCTCGAAGAAGCGCGATCGCACGCTGCGGAAGGTGCGCAAATAGAAAACCTTCTTCCCGAACAGTTTATTTGCAACGAAGTTTCCGGTGCCCGCCGAGCCCGTCTTGCCGCGGTTTTGGATACCTATGCCGATCCCGTAATGCGCTCCCGTATCGCGGTTACCGGCTTTGACGGTGCAAAATGGTGCTTGTACGAGCGGGAAAGCTTCGATGCCGTTTTGCTCGACGCTCCCTGTTCGTCGGAGCGCCACGTACTGCAGGATCCCAAATATCTTGCGCAATGGTCGCCGTCGCGCATAAAGCATACGGCGCAAACCCAATGGGCGCTGCTTTCATCCGCTTTCAGACTGCTCAAAACGGGCGGTCATGTACTTTACGCAACCTGCGCACTTTCTTTTCAGGAAAACGACGGCACGGTAAAAAAACTTTTAAAGAAATTCGAAAACGCGCATCTTGTGCCCGTAAAAATCCCGCAAAAGTTTTTTTCCTGCCTGCTGCCCGTCCGTGAGAAATGGGAACAAACCGAATGCGGCTTTCATATATTGCCCGATGCGCACGAAGGAGCAGGCCCCTTATATTTTTCACTCATACAAAAAGCGGATCCGCCGCTTACATAA
- a CDS encoding RluA family pseudouridine synthase produces MNIGQSESESPVDKKRLLYIDSYLAVFNKACGDICEEPSLPFIFARCFTDLYGDSKTLPSFIHCFNRLDRPVSGAVLLVFDKALLPRLQNQFTEHQKKALAVKKVYTAVLKGSLPISGDFALLEHYLRFDARRQKAFVCEKDARRAKLARLLWRPVFSTGRYTFAEIELITGRTHQIRCQLAHEGYHIKGDVKYGARRSDPLGGIRLHASRLRFEHPVTNEVIDIAAPLLKTDALWQAYGGF; encoded by the coding sequence ATGAATATTGGTCAAAGTGAATCCGAAAGTCCCGTCGACAAAAAACGTCTGTTATATATCGATTCGTATCTTGCGGTCTTTAACAAAGCGTGCGGCGACATTTGCGAAGAACCTTCTCTTCCCTTTATTTTTGCCCGATGCTTTACAGATTTATACGGAGACTCCAAAACGCTTCCGTCTTTTATTCATTGTTTTAATCGGCTCGACCGTCCCGTATCGGGCGCCGTTCTTTTGGTTTTCGACAAAGCGCTTTTGCCGCGCCTTCAAAATCAATTTACCGAACATCAAAAAAAAGCTCTTGCCGTAAAAAAAGTCTATACGGCCGTTCTCAAAGGTTCTCTTCCGATAAGCGGCGACTTTGCGCTGTTGGAACATTACCTTCGTTTTGATGCGCGGCGCCAAAAAGCTTTTGTCTGCGAAAAGGATGCACGCAGGGCAAAACTTGCCCGCCTTTTGTGGCGTCCCGTTTTTTCGACCGGCCGCTATACCTTCGCCGAAATAGAACTTATAACGGGACGCACGCACCAAATCCGCTGTCAGCTTGCGCATGAAGGCTATCACATTAAAGGCGACGTAAAATACGGTGCGCGCCGCTCCGACCCTTTAGGCGGTATACGGCTGCACGCGTCGCGCCTGCGCTTCGAGCATCCCGTAACGAACGAAGTGATCGATATCGCAGCCCCGCTTTTAAAAACGGACGCGCTGTGGCAAGCGTACGGAGGCTTTTAA